The following proteins come from a genomic window of Streptomyces sp. NBC_00539:
- a CDS encoding thioesterase II family protein yields the protein MSHDQYDATPAPDDVVWDLPGEGPQRTSLLVLPHAGGNAHAYAEWRAHLPADVRLLIGQYPGRGARFAEDLPRDISDLAGPVVAALPAGTTDDLVVLGHSMGSLVAFEVVRALQASGRTPRALVASACRAPYLANPCAVYPERLDDDELVAAIKERGGTDDGILDEPELREIILPSIRADFAIDDVYRCAESAARVDCPVTVIGGDADPVAPAASLGRWAQITDHAFASYVLPGGHFYFQQQLPDFFAVLAQVVGAPATAAA from the coding sequence ATGAGCCACGACCAGTACGACGCCACCCCCGCACCCGACGACGTGGTCTGGGACCTGCCGGGCGAGGGCCCCCAGCGCACCTCGCTGCTCGTCCTGCCCCACGCGGGCGGCAACGCCCACGCCTACGCCGAATGGCGCGCGCACCTCCCGGCGGACGTACGGCTGCTCATCGGCCAGTACCCGGGCCGCGGCGCCCGCTTCGCCGAGGACCTGCCCCGCGACATCAGCGACCTGGCCGGCCCCGTCGTCGCCGCCCTGCCCGCCGGGACCACCGACGACCTGGTGGTGCTCGGGCACAGCATGGGCTCGCTGGTGGCGTTCGAGGTCGTACGGGCCCTCCAGGCGTCCGGCCGTACCCCCCGGGCCCTCGTCGCCTCGGCCTGCCGGGCCCCCTACCTGGCCAACCCCTGCGCCGTGTACCCGGAGCGGCTCGACGACGACGAGCTGGTCGCCGCCATCAAGGAGCGCGGCGGCACCGACGACGGCATCCTCGACGAGCCGGAGCTGCGCGAGATCATCCTGCCGTCCATCCGCGCGGACTTCGCCATCGACGACGTCTACCGCTGCGCGGAGTCGGCCGCCCGGGTGGACTGCCCGGTGACGGTGATCGGCGGGGACGCCGACCCGGTCGCGCCGGCCGCCTCGCTCGGCCGCTGGGCGCAGATCACCGACCACGCGTTCGCCTCGTACGTCCTGCCCGGCGGGCACTTCTACTTCCAGCAGCAGCTGCCGGACTTCTTCGCCGTACTGGCCCAGGTGGTCGGCGCGCCCGCCACCGCCGCCGCCTGA